A region from the Palaemon carinicauda isolate YSFRI2023 chromosome 16, ASM3689809v2, whole genome shotgun sequence genome encodes:
- the LOC137655336 gene encoding uncharacterized protein, with protein sequence MEFIRSSRGKDILSLDRYIYVKQKDLANGVVSFKCEERRNKASCKAKVKVHIQRSEVVGTLHNHTHAPSKGKIDAAKTIQRVNMRAISTKETAQQILSEACRSIDEETRANLPPIHHLRRNIRRHRQRLSRSRPLSLNAQELVLTDEYTKTQDGQDFLLFDSGPIDKRILIFGTQKNLDYLSQASHWSLDGTFKTVPRIFLQLYTIHAFINNRSIPLIHALLPDKSQTTYSNLLEQIKLLKHDLAPKTIMVDFEIGMIKSLQLAFPQSEIKGCFFHLCQSLYRKVQSCGFQQRYLDDKEFSIATKMIAALALVPSSDVEKSFETLCEFLPPETYPLQDYFEDTYLGRPVTKLFQSLKIMKIEI encoded by the coding sequence ATGGAATTTATCAGAAGTTCTAGAGGAAAAGACATACTATcgcttgatagatatatatatgttaagcagaaagacttggcAAATGGTGTTGTGTCTTTTAAGTGTGAAGAAAGGAGAAACAAAGCCAGTTGCAAAGCTAAAGTAAAAGTTCATATTCAACGAAGTGAAGTTGTTGGTACTCTTCATAATCACACCCATGCACCATCTAAAGGGAAAATTGATGCTGCAAAAACTATCCAAAGAGTCAATATGAGAGCCATTAGTACAAAAGAAACAGCGCAGCAAATACTTTCCGAGGCTTGTAGAAGCATTGATGAAGAAACCAGAGCAAACCTACCACCAATTCATCATTTAAGACGTAATATTAGACGACATCGACAACGTTTATCTCGCTCACGGCCATTGTCTTTAAATGCCCAGGAACTTGTTTTAACAGATGAATATACCAAAACACAAGATGGTCAAGATTTTCTGCTTTTTGACTCTGGGCCAATTGACAAAAGAATTCTGATCTTTGGAACACAGAAAAACTTGGATTACTTAAGTCAAGCGTCACACTGGTCGCTAGATGGAACGTTCAAAACAGTGCCTcggatatttttacaattatacaCGATTCATGCTTTCATAAATAATCGTTCAATTCCATTGATACATGCCCTTTTACCAGATAAAAGCCAAACAACTTATTCAAACCTACTGGAGCAGATAAAACTACTGAAACATGATTTGGCCCCTAAGACTATCATGGTCGACTTTGAAATTGGTATGATCAAAAGCTTACAACTGGCATTCCCACAATCCGAAATAAAGGGGTGCTTTTTCCACCTTTGCCaaagcttatatagaaaagttcAATCTTGTGGATTTCAGCAGCGATACCTGGATGATAAAGAGTTTTCTATCGCAACGAAAATGATAGCAGCTTTAGCTTTGGTACCGTCCTCTGATGTCGAAAAATCATTTGAAACTCTGTGTGAATTTCTCCCGCCTGAAACATATCCATTGCAAGACTACTTTGAAGACACATACTTAGGACGCCCAGTCACTAAATTATTTCAGTcactaaaaattatgaaaatagagaTATAG